The proteins below are encoded in one region of Paenibacillus albus:
- a CDS encoding COG4705 family protein, producing the protein MSANQSQFKSLLSKVPEVTVFFWIIKVLCTTVGETFSDFLNVNLGWGLTLTTIIMGIAFAIVLFLQFKATKYIPFIYWLTVVLISVFGTLVTDNLTDSMGVPLELSTIVFSVLLGLTFLFWYLSEKTLSIHSIYSRKREAFYWLTILFTFALGTAVGDLFSEQLGLGYLKTGITVLVIIAAAFVAWKLKLNEILAFWVAYILTRPLGASLGDYLSQSKKNGGLELGTTGTSIIFLIAIVAIIIFLAVSKMDIISKSETAPIKPSIGNQKNVFIQTIAVLVIFVTVGIVGYNWCNTNIVPEVDSSQTTLSGQLNDFIVIENDMVSAVQANDFAKAKSRADDLEHDWDVAQAKLRKIDRKTWTQIDGTIDDVLAANRSKSPNADKCKTTLDDSLQVLNESNK; encoded by the coding sequence ATGTCAGCAAATCAAAGCCAATTCAAATCATTGCTGAGCAAGGTACCGGAAGTCACGGTTTTCTTCTGGATCATCAAAGTACTTTGCACGACAGTGGGAGAGACTTTCTCGGATTTCTTAAACGTAAACCTAGGATGGGGGTTAACACTTACCACTATCATCATGGGTATCGCATTTGCAATTGTATTGTTTCTACAATTCAAAGCAACGAAGTATATACCGTTCATTTACTGGTTAACCGTCGTTTTGATTAGCGTATTTGGTACTCTGGTTACCGATAACTTAACGGATTCCATGGGCGTGCCGCTTGAACTTAGTACAATCGTATTCAGCGTATTACTCGGCCTAACATTTCTGTTCTGGTATCTAAGTGAAAAGACTCTCTCCATTCATTCCATTTACTCGAGGAAAAGAGAGGCCTTCTATTGGCTCACCATTCTGTTCACCTTTGCGCTAGGAACCGCTGTAGGTGATCTCTTCTCCGAACAGCTTGGCCTAGGTTACTTAAAGACGGGAATCACCGTACTAGTCATCATCGCTGCTGCGTTCGTGGCGTGGAAGCTGAAGCTCAATGAAATCTTGGCTTTCTGGGTTGCCTATATTCTTACTCGACCTCTAGGCGCTTCTCTTGGCGACTACTTATCGCAATCCAAGAAGAATGGCGGGCTAGAGTTAGGGACAACAGGTACAAGTATTATATTCCTTATCGCAATAGTTGCTATAATCATCTTCCTAGCCGTTAGTAAAATGGATATCATCTCGAAGAGTGAAACCGCTCCGATTAAGCCATCAATTGGCAATCAAAAGAACGTCTTCATTCAAACAATTGCGGTACTCGTGATATTCGTTACTGTAGGCATTGTTGGTTATAATTGGTGCAATACTAACATCGTTCCTGAAGTCGATTCTTCGCAAACGACATTGAGCGGACAATTAAATGATTTTATTGTGATCGAGAATGATATGGTCAGCGCAGTCCAAGCAAACGACTTCGCCAAAGCGAAGTCCAGGGCGGATGATCTGGAGCATGACTGGGACGTTGCTCAGGCTAAGCTCCGCAAGATTGACCGGAAGACATGGACGCAAATTGATGGTACGATTGATGATGTATTAGCTGCCAACCGTTCCAAGAGCCCGAATGCGGACAAATGCAAGACTACGCTTGATGATTCGCTCCAAGTGTTGAATGAATCAAATAAATAA
- a CDS encoding DUF6044 family protein — protein sequence MQQISAKLSREKIFILAALCSILLYLSPLYLLGDNATIRVHDNLDSNIAWYKVLVQSNELFGSLQAVIPQVINGLPRGAYGTEFSGIVWLHALFPTMVAYAVSQTITRVVAFFGMYLLLGRHFVQSKRAMYIRVGVSLAFALTPFWPSGMLSTLGQPLALWAFMNIRKRESSWREWLVLTILPLYSSFVLGFFFFLTAMGIFWFVDVIQKRDWNLKFLGSIAFMTFIYLAIEYRLVFGLIISDVPNSRLEFVNATLSIWQSIELTVVNFVFGHGHVLTLHTLVILPILIIVFRIVIRRKGSQENKRFLYLLGLNMFLSVWYAFWYYKGWEPIKEKFSLLDTFNFARFHFLHPLVIYLSFAIGLLILWRLGPKWQKWVRISLVLQLIILFASNDQFVYRVYGEPTVKQFYAVDQFKAIRDYIGLPQSSYRVASIGLHPAIAQYNGFYTLDTYNNYYPLAYKHEFRQIIAKELDKSPALKTYFDEWGGRCYLFVSELGKNYEFKKNSTVQIHHLELNTDVFKQIGGRYIISAVPILNANEDGLQFLKTFDNADSAWRIYLYEAI from the coding sequence ATGCAGCAAATATCAGCCAAGTTATCGAGAGAGAAGATCTTCATCCTTGCCGCTCTATGCAGTATCCTTCTATATTTATCGCCGCTTTATTTATTGGGCGACAATGCTACGATTCGTGTTCATGACAATTTAGATTCGAATATTGCTTGGTATAAGGTGCTTGTCCAAAGTAACGAACTGTTCGGCTCCCTACAAGCTGTCATTCCCCAGGTCATTAATGGATTACCTAGAGGTGCTTACGGCACTGAGTTTAGCGGAATCGTATGGCTGCATGCACTGTTTCCGACGATGGTAGCTTATGCAGTCAGTCAGACTATAACGAGAGTAGTCGCGTTCTTCGGGATGTATTTGTTACTGGGGAGACATTTCGTGCAAAGCAAACGTGCTATGTATATTCGTGTCGGAGTATCACTTGCTTTCGCTTTAACACCATTCTGGCCGTCAGGAATGTTAAGCACATTAGGCCAACCCCTTGCATTGTGGGCATTCATGAACATACGTAAACGTGAGTCTTCTTGGCGAGAGTGGCTGGTTCTTACGATACTGCCGCTATACTCAAGCTTTGTACTGGGCTTTTTCTTCTTCTTAACGGCGATGGGTATCTTCTGGTTTGTTGACGTCATCCAGAAACGAGATTGGAATCTTAAATTTCTTGGCAGTATTGCTTTCATGACGTTTATTTACCTTGCCATCGAGTATAGATTGGTCTTCGGGCTGATCATCTCGGATGTACCAAATAGCCGATTAGAGTTTGTGAACGCAACGCTTAGTATTTGGCAATCCATCGAGCTCACGGTCGTGAATTTTGTCTTTGGACATGGCCATGTGTTAACACTACATACCTTGGTCATCCTGCCAATCCTGATTATTGTCTTTCGAATTGTGATCAGACGCAAAGGCAGCCAAGAGAATAAACGTTTTTTATACTTGCTCGGATTAAATATGTTCTTATCGGTCTGGTATGCCTTCTGGTACTACAAAGGCTGGGAACCGATAAAAGAAAAATTTAGCCTGTTGGATACGTTCAATTTCGCGCGGTTTCATTTTCTACATCCACTTGTCATTTATCTATCGTTTGCGATTGGGCTGCTTATTCTGTGGAGATTGGGACCAAAGTGGCAGAAGTGGGTGCGCATCAGCCTTGTTCTACAACTTATTATATTATTCGCGAGTAATGACCAATTCGTATATCGGGTCTATGGAGAACCTACGGTCAAGCAGTTCTATGCCGTTGACCAGTTCAAAGCCATTAGGGATTACATCGGTTTGCCTCAATCTTCGTATCGGGTAGCCAGCATTGGTCTGCACCCAGCAATAGCTCAATATAACGGATTCTATACGCTGGATACCTACAATAATTACTATCCACTCGCATACAAGCATGAGTTTCGCCAAATCATAGCGAAGGAATTGGATAAAAGCCCGGCCCTTAAAACGTACTTTGATGAATGGGGCGGACGGTGTTATTTGTTCGTGAGCGAGCTGGGTAAGAACTATGAGTTTAAGAAAAATTCGACAGTACAGATTCATCATCTCGAACTGAACACGGATGTATTCAAGCAAATCGGCGGAAGGTATATCATTTCGGCTGTGCCAATATTGAACGCTAATGAGGATGGCTTGCAATTTTTGAAAACCTTTGATAATGCGGACTCAGCATGGAGAATTTATCTATATGAAGCCATATAA
- a CDS encoding glycosyltransferase family 2 protein, with protein sequence MNKPALAIVVPCYNEREVLCETAKQLKEVLIALIGDGIISSNSKIVFVDDGSRDETWQLIENEKSRSEHISGVKLSRNFGHQGALLAGIHSAKLWYDCVITIDADLQDDIHVIRDFVIQYQKGSEIVYGVRKSRTTDSFFKRATAQAYYKFMRKLGIDLIYNHADFRLMSKRAVSVLEDFEERNMFLRGIVPMLGFKSEVVYYDRKERFAGETKYPLKKMLAFAFNGLTSFSIVPIRLVSIIGVLSFCLSFLTGVYALIQKLLGHTESGWTSIIISVWIIGGLMLMSVGLIGEYIGKIYWETKRRPAYIIEMDLTRDDGQK encoded by the coding sequence TTGAATAAGCCCGCTCTGGCGATCGTGGTCCCCTGTTATAACGAGAGAGAAGTGCTGTGCGAGACAGCAAAGCAGCTCAAAGAGGTATTAATTGCACTTATTGGTGATGGAATTATTTCGTCAAACAGTAAGATCGTTTTCGTCGATGATGGAAGCAGAGACGAGACTTGGCAGTTGATTGAGAACGAGAAAAGTAGGAGCGAGCACATCTCGGGAGTCAAGCTTTCTCGAAACTTCGGCCACCAGGGGGCTCTACTGGCTGGCATTCATTCCGCGAAGCTCTGGTATGACTGCGTCATTACCATTGATGCCGATCTGCAAGATGATATCCACGTCATACGTGATTTTGTCATTCAATATCAGAAGGGTTCGGAGATTGTATACGGGGTGCGCAAGAGCAGAACGACGGATTCATTCTTCAAGCGAGCTACTGCGCAAGCCTACTATAAATTCATGCGCAAGCTCGGTATCGACCTCATTTATAACCATGCTGACTTCAGGCTGATGAGCAAGCGGGCCGTTAGCGTACTTGAGGATTTCGAGGAGCGAAATATGTTTCTTCGGGGCATTGTACCGATGTTAGGATTTAAGAGTGAAGTTGTTTATTACGATCGTAAAGAGCGCTTCGCAGGAGAGACCAAATATCCGCTTAAAAAAATGCTGGCATTTGCATTCAATGGACTCACATCCTTCAGCATTGTGCCTATTCGGCTCGTGTCCATCATTGGTGTGCTGTCATTCTGTTTAAGCTTTCTAACTGGAGTCTATGCACTGATTCAGAAGCTGCTTGGTCATACCGAGTCAGGCTGGACATCCATAATCATCTCGGTTTGGATCATCGGCGGCCTAATGCTCATGAGCGTGGGGCTCATCGGTGAGTACATCGGCAAGATCTACTGGGAAACAAAGCGCCGACCGGCGTATATCATCGAAATGGATCTCACGCGTGATGATGGACAGAAGTAA
- a CDS encoding GtrA family protein, translating to MDRSNRLLGKPFIRFLIIGVFNTLIGLTVTYGTLHLLSFSYWGSTFTGNSVGAVVSYTLNKRITFNNNDRIPRTFLLFVMVILFCYFSSYYIGLKVVQLAGTQLLHLRGNWAKDAAVMISTGLYTIMNYFGQKWIVFRETENRYEASN from the coding sequence ATGGACAGAAGTAACCGTCTCCTCGGAAAGCCATTTATCCGATTTTTAATCATAGGGGTATTCAATACGTTAATTGGACTTACAGTCACCTATGGAACCTTGCATCTACTCTCCTTTTCCTATTGGGGATCTACATTTACAGGTAACTCGGTAGGAGCTGTTGTCAGTTACACGCTGAACAAGCGAATAACATTTAACAACAATGACAGGATCCCTCGAACGTTCTTATTATTTGTCATGGTGATTCTGTTCTGTTACTTCTCTTCCTACTATATTGGACTCAAAGTCGTTCAGTTGGCAGGGACACAATTGCTGCATTTGAGAGGGAATTGGGCTAAGGATGCCGCTGTAATGATCAGTACAGGGTTGTATACCATAATGAATTATTTCGGACAAAAGTGGATTGTGTTCCGAGAAACGGAGAATCGATATGAAGCTTCGAATTAA
- a CDS encoding sensor histidine kinase translates to MKGAYESTENMFDHDVVEHVAKGIWRSVQRDPELWLDRPYLDEMTTELQKNDAGLVIRQNNTLFYQSAIFDQAIDLASILPPYKSPGSITHDILRKSGNVDYEIMQFDSRNQTQQSTLFIVLKINPIVYFIHRYFMVMFFGLLVILIGTHVLLTTYMSKNIIKPLQALRGAAREIKEGRLDFSLGVARKDEIGQLSTAFEEMRFRLQESLEVQKQYEINRKELIASISHDLRTPLTAIRGYVDGIIEGVADTPEKSRKYMQTIAMKADELDHLINELFLYSKLDLNRLPFQFETVHLWPFFHDWTEELMFELEKKGILLRTEINIAPSICVTMDRDHFRRVLNNIIQNSERYMDKTAPIIQIAANEVDDSVVIELTDNGSGIEPKALQHIFERFYRVDESRNANTGGSGLGLAISKQIMEGHGGSIDARSQLFEGTTIILSIPIVQGSRSE, encoded by the coding sequence GTGAAAGGGGCATATGAGTCAACTGAAAATATGTTTGACCATGATGTGGTTGAGCATGTGGCCAAGGGAATATGGCGTTCCGTTCAAAGGGACCCTGAGCTGTGGTTGGATAGACCCTACTTGGATGAAATGACGACAGAACTCCAAAAGAATGATGCAGGCTTAGTCATTCGTCAGAATAATACACTCTTTTATCAATCTGCCATATTCGATCAAGCGATTGACCTTGCATCCATATTGCCACCTTATAAAAGCCCAGGATCCATTACGCATGATATTCTTCGAAAATCTGGAAATGTGGATTATGAGATCATGCAATTTGACTCTCGAAATCAAACACAGCAGAGCACCTTATTCATCGTTCTAAAGATTAATCCCATTGTTTATTTCATTCATCGTTACTTCATGGTCATGTTCTTTGGCTTGCTAGTTATTTTAATCGGGACACACGTGCTCCTTACCACTTATATGTCGAAGAATATTATTAAACCGCTCCAGGCACTTCGAGGTGCAGCTCGAGAAATTAAAGAAGGGCGGTTGGACTTTAGTCTAGGAGTTGCCCGCAAGGATGAAATCGGACAGCTGAGTACTGCATTCGAAGAGATGCGCTTTAGGCTTCAGGAGTCGCTTGAAGTTCAGAAACAGTATGAAATAAACCGTAAAGAACTAATTGCAAGCATATCTCATGATTTAAGAACGCCCCTAACAGCAATACGTGGTTATGTCGATGGTATCATCGAAGGGGTAGCAGATACGCCAGAGAAGAGTCGCAAATATATGCAGACAATTGCCATGAAAGCAGATGAACTGGATCACCTCATCAACGAGTTGTTCTTATATTCAAAACTAGATCTGAATAGGCTGCCTTTCCAGTTTGAAACTGTTCATTTATGGCCATTCTTCCATGATTGGACAGAGGAGCTTATGTTTGAACTGGAGAAGAAGGGGATTTTGCTTCGTACAGAAATAAACATTGCTCCATCGATCTGCGTTACGATGGACCGAGACCATTTCAGGCGTGTTCTTAATAATATCATTCAGAATAGTGAGCGCTATATGGACAAAACCGCTCCAATCATTCAGATTGCTGCTAATGAAGTCGATGATTCAGTTGTTATTGAGCTAACGGATAATGGGTCAGGTATTGAACCGAAGGCACTTCAGCATATATTCGAACGTTTTTACCGCGTAGATGAGTCGCGCAATGCCAATACAGGTGGCAGTGGACTGGGACTTGCGATCTCAAAACAGATAATGGAAGGTCACGGAGGCAGCATTGATGCAAGAAGCCAGTTATTTGAAGGTACGACAATTATTTTGTCCATTCCCATCGTGCAAGGGAGTCGAAGTGAATGA
- a CDS encoding response regulator transcription factor — protein sequence MKSVLLIEDDQSISELQRDYLEINGFKVDIAADGEQGLHMSLTGSYDLIILDLMLPKMNGFDVCKRIREKKNIPILMVTARREDIDVIRGLGLGADDYITKPFKPAELVARVKAHIARYDRLIGSYMPKNDIQIRGLYMDPDKRSVLVNEVETVLTTKEFDLLYFLACNPNRVFTKDHLFERIWGIDAMGDLQTVTVHIRKIREKIEAEPANPTYIETVWGAGYKFKD from the coding sequence ATGAAATCTGTATTATTAATTGAAGATGATCAATCCATTTCCGAGCTCCAACGTGACTACCTTGAAATTAATGGATTTAAAGTTGATATCGCGGCAGATGGTGAACAAGGGCTTCATATGAGTTTAACGGGCTCATATGACCTTATCATCCTTGATTTGATGCTTCCAAAGATGAATGGATTTGATGTCTGCAAACGGATCCGGGAAAAGAAGAACATCCCTATTCTTATGGTTACGGCAAGACGAGAAGACATTGATGTCATTCGGGGGCTTGGTCTTGGCGCTGATGATTACATTACGAAGCCATTTAAACCAGCTGAGCTCGTTGCAAGAGTGAAAGCCCATATTGCTAGGTACGACCGACTCATCGGGTCCTACATGCCTAAGAATGATATTCAAATTCGCGGTTTGTACATGGATCCCGATAAACGAAGTGTATTGGTGAATGAAGTGGAGACGGTACTAACTACCAAAGAGTTTGACTTATTGTACTTTTTAGCCTGTAATCCCAACCGCGTGTTCACTAAAGATCATCTCTTTGAGCGAATTTGGGGCATTGATGCGATGGGTGACTTGCAAACGGTCACCGTGCATATCCGCAAGATTCGCGAGAAGATCGAAGCTGAGCCTGCAAACCCAACCTACATTGAGACGGTATGGGGAGCTGGTTATAAGTTTAAAGATTAA
- a CDS encoding undecaprenyl-diphosphate phosphatase, whose translation MLHYVDAVIQGIVEGLTEFLPVSSTGHLILTGKLLGFTGEKADTFEIIIQLGAILAVAVIYWRRILNLLGLMRIQPETGNVNGSKSATPPEHKLNLLHVIIACFPAMALGLILHSVIKDYLFSPYTVLIGLVLGGVFMLIGQRKQAVVQAEGMDQITYKQALQIGLFQCLALWPGFSRSGATIAGGLLTGISYRAATNFSFLIAIPMMFAASGYELLKSYDTLTASDAGYFITGFIVAFVVALLAVITFLKLLEKLKLAPFAYYRFVLAAVFLVYLAIKG comes from the coding sequence ATGTTGCATTATGTTGATGCCGTTATACAAGGTATCGTTGAAGGCCTTACGGAGTTCTTACCCGTCTCCTCAACGGGTCATTTAATTCTTACCGGTAAATTGCTTGGATTCACGGGGGAGAAAGCAGATACTTTTGAAATCATCATTCAGCTTGGCGCAATCCTCGCTGTGGCCGTCATATACTGGCGCCGAATTCTTAATCTTCTTGGCCTTATGCGCATTCAACCTGAAACAGGTAATGTTAATGGTTCTAAGTCGGCAACCCCACCTGAACACAAGCTGAATTTGCTGCATGTCATTATAGCTTGTTTCCCAGCAATGGCACTTGGGTTGATCTTACACTCCGTTATTAAGGATTACTTGTTCTCGCCGTATACGGTTCTAATCGGTCTTGTGCTTGGCGGCGTGTTCATGCTGATTGGTCAGCGCAAACAAGCAGTTGTTCAAGCTGAAGGTATGGACCAAATCACGTATAAGCAGGCGTTACAGATCGGATTGTTTCAATGTTTGGCTCTATGGCCAGGCTTTTCTCGTTCAGGCGCTACAATCGCAGGCGGTTTGTTAACTGGAATCAGCTATCGTGCTGCGACGAACTTCTCTTTCTTAATCGCCATTCCAATGATGTTCGCTGCAAGCGGCTATGAACTGCTGAAGAGCTACGATACGCTGACTGCATCGGATGCCGGTTACTTTATTACAGGATTTATCGTAGCTTTTGTAGTCGCTCTTCTTGCAGTCATCACGTTCTTAAAACTACTCGAAAAGCTGAAGCTTGCGCCATTTGCTTATTACCGGTTTGTGCTTGCTGCTGTCTTCCTCGTGTATCTAGCTATTAAAGGTTAA
- a CDS encoding COG4705 family protein has protein sequence MSNQQSKLKDASRAVFSKVPEITLFFWITKLLTTGMGEVASDYLFEKLNPIFSVPVSLIIFIAAMIMQFKVRKYVAGIYWLVVIMVSIFGTTAADAVRVGLGIPYVASTIFFVAALAAILITWYVKEKTLSVHSIYTRRREVFYWLTVVTTFALGTAAGDMTANSMNLGYLPSGIMFSVILVLPAIGYWFFGLKEIAAFWFAYIMTRPVGASFADWLSAAHSSGGLGYSKGIVTFVLTVFIVILVIIKGGKPAESSDLETPLAS, from the coding sequence ATGTCAAATCAACAATCAAAATTAAAAGATGCATCTAGAGCTGTGTTCTCTAAAGTGCCGGAAATTACACTGTTCTTCTGGATTACGAAACTATTAACCACTGGAATGGGCGAGGTTGCATCCGATTATCTGTTCGAGAAGCTGAATCCGATTTTTTCCGTACCCGTCAGCCTGATTATCTTTATAGCAGCGATGATTATGCAGTTCAAAGTTCGCAAGTATGTGGCGGGAATTTACTGGCTAGTTGTAATCATGGTTAGCATCTTCGGGACAACTGCGGCTGATGCAGTTCGAGTAGGGCTAGGTATTCCGTATGTCGCATCAACCATATTCTTTGTCGCTGCACTTGCTGCCATACTAATCACTTGGTATGTTAAGGAGAAGACACTTTCCGTTCATAGTATCTATACACGAAGACGAGAAGTTTTCTATTGGTTAACCGTTGTAACCACTTTCGCACTCGGTACAGCGGCTGGTGATATGACAGCTAATAGTATGAACCTCGGCTATCTGCCATCGGGGATTATGTTCTCTGTTATACTGGTACTCCCAGCGATTGGGTATTGGTTCTTTGGTTTGAAAGAAATTGCAGCTTTCTGGTTCGCTTATATTATGACTAGGCCTGTTGGTGCTTCATTCGCGGACTGGCTGTCGGCGGCACATAGCAGCGGAGGACTGGGATATAGTAAAGGAATTGTAACTTTCGTATTAACGGTATTCATCGTCATTCTTGTTATTATAAAAGGTGGGAAACCTGCAGAAAGTTCAGATTTGGAAACACCACTGGCAAGTTAA
- a CDS encoding YheC/YheD family protein, translating into MSRRVSSKWKKTAALLKDNVLSDFVPETVGMNKASLRALLKKYEMVYVKPVVGSFGIGVMRVERTKSGYQFQANKRIHSFKNYDDMYRSILKNTNKKSYLVQKGIHLLKHNGRSFDLRVMTQFAPDRRWETTGIIGRVAAKNKIVTNFHSGGTIVTANRLLAGYTTDVEGKLKSLSRLGVNAGKAMQKAFPGVYVIGLDVALDQSLRPWILEVNTSPDPYIFRRHPKKSVFRKIMRYAKLYSEKRA; encoded by the coding sequence ATGTCCCGTCGTGTGAGCAGCAAATGGAAGAAAACGGCTGCGCTCTTGAAAGATAATGTTTTATCGGATTTCGTGCCCGAAACGGTTGGTATGAACAAAGCTTCGCTAAGAGCTTTATTAAAGAAATATGAAATGGTTTATGTTAAGCCAGTCGTGGGCTCGTTCGGAATTGGTGTTATGCGTGTAGAACGCACTAAATCGGGGTACCAGTTTCAAGCCAATAAACGCATCCATTCTTTTAAGAATTACGATGACATGTATCGTTCCATTCTAAAGAACACAAATAAGAAATCTTATCTCGTACAGAAAGGTATTCATTTGCTTAAGCATAATGGAAGAAGCTTCGATCTCAGAGTTATGACTCAATTTGCTCCTGATCGTAGATGGGAGACGACAGGTATCATAGGCAGAGTTGCTGCAAAGAACAAAATCGTGACCAATTTCCACAGTGGAGGTACAATTGTCACTGCAAATAGGTTGCTTGCTGGTTACACTACTGATGTTGAAGGCAAATTGAAATCACTCTCGAGACTGGGAGTGAATGCAGGAAAAGCCATGCAGAAAGCATTCCCAGGCGTCTACGTGATTGGGCTTGATGTCGCCCTTGATCAATCACTACGTCCATGGATATTAGAGGTGAATACAAGTCCGGATCCGTATATCTTCCGAAGACATCCGAAGAAGTCGGTTTTTAGAAAAATCATGCGATATGCCAAATTGTATTCGGAAAAGAGAGCCTGA
- a CDS encoding DedA family protein: MHQLIDWISNLAIQLINALGISGIFIGMILESACIPIPSEVIMLSGGAAVATGSMTYAEVVIAGVVGNVVGSVIAYYIGAFGGRALLERYGKYVLFNASHFEQSQRWFERYGQSTVFFARNLPFIRTFISLPAGIARMPFMKFLLFSLLGCIPWNMALAYAGLKLGSNADSIETYLHPISYALAGATCLLLAYWLFRKKRRHV; encoded by the coding sequence ATGCATCAGTTAATCGATTGGATCTCCAATTTGGCGATCCAGCTTATCAATGCACTAGGTATCAGCGGTATCTTCATCGGAATGATCCTTGAGAGTGCCTGTATTCCGATACCGAGTGAGGTAATCATGCTTAGCGGTGGAGCAGCAGTGGCTACAGGCTCGATGACATATGCCGAAGTTGTTATCGCTGGTGTTGTAGGGAATGTGGTTGGATCGGTAATTGCTTACTATATTGGTGCGTTCGGAGGAAGAGCGTTGCTCGAGCGATATGGCAAGTATGTACTGTTTAATGCTTCACATTTCGAGCAATCCCAGCGATGGTTTGAACGCTATGGCCAGAGCACCGTCTTTTTCGCAAGAAATCTACCGTTTATCCGAACCTTTATTTCATTGCCAGCCGGTATTGCCAGAATGCCCTTTATGAAATTTTTGTTGTTCTCATTGTTAGGATGTATTCCATGGAATATGGCACTCGCATATGCTGGGCTTAAATTAGGTTCTAATGCGGATTCGATCGAAACTTACCTTCATCCGATTAGCTATGCCCTAGCAGGAGCAACATGTTTATTACTTGCCTATTGGCTATTTCGGAAAAAGAGGAGGCATGTCTAA